The following are encoded in a window of Methylicorpusculum oleiharenae genomic DNA:
- a CDS encoding hydrogenase maturation protein: protein MRILLVSSAFSGLTQRFYTELNDAGYIVSVELHLGDIHQLLEGVALFQPDLIICPFLTRRIPQELYQTTTCLIVHPGIKGDRGPSSLDWAIQNGEQEWGVTLLEAREEMDSGDIWASKTFPMRMATKSSLFYREVTQAAIDCLWEALTYFEAPAFKPEPLDYSKPDIKGILRPLMKQPDRIIDWKKHKTDDILKRIHAADGSPGLLDTLYGKPFYLFNAHKASGLTGKPGDIIATANQAICRATVDGAIWIGHLQPKLDNGTKGLKLPAAEVLKDLLPKPFKSPLKNLVYKSIQSLDIDYTQPGRQLPVQEVWYELDGDIAYLNFPFHNGGMCTDQCRLLLSVYRHVATLPVNVIVLMGGEEFWSNGIHLNHIENADSPADESWANINAIDDLIYQILTTPDKLTISAMAGNAGAGGAILALASDVVLARDGIILNPHYKNMGELYGSEYWTYLLPKRVGLELATSLTEQRLPISAKAAWRIGLVDKMLDKQHSIFYAQVKYVAKTYSEDSTNLRKSLIKKARTRCFDEAAKALASYRQFELTQMYDNFYGNEAYHEARKRFVYKLGGELQTPENIAIHRQADRMVNNKSSFNALVMNA, encoded by the coding sequence ATGCGTATTTTATTGGTTTCATCAGCTTTTTCGGGATTAACTCAGCGCTTTTATACAGAGCTTAATGATGCCGGTTATATCGTTTCGGTAGAACTTCATTTGGGCGATATACACCAATTGCTGGAGGGCGTTGCATTATTTCAACCGGATTTGATCATTTGTCCATTTTTGACGAGACGGATTCCTCAAGAGCTGTATCAAACTACGACCTGTTTGATCGTTCATCCAGGCATCAAAGGTGATAGAGGCCCTTCTTCTCTGGATTGGGCGATACAGAATGGAGAGCAGGAGTGGGGCGTCACCTTGCTGGAAGCGCGCGAGGAAATGGATTCCGGGGATATTTGGGCGAGTAAAACCTTTCCGATGCGGATGGCTACAAAAAGCAGCCTCTTTTATCGCGAGGTGACACAGGCGGCTATTGACTGTTTGTGGGAAGCGCTGACTTACTTTGAAGCTCCGGCGTTTAAACCGGAACCACTGGATTACAGTAAACCGGATATCAAAGGCATCTTAAGACCTTTGATGAAACAACCCGATAGAATCATCGATTGGAAAAAGCACAAAACCGATGACATTTTAAAACGCATCCATGCCGCCGACGGCAGTCCGGGTTTATTGGATACCCTCTACGGAAAGCCTTTTTATCTGTTTAATGCACATAAAGCGTCCGGTTTGACCGGAAAGCCGGGCGATATCATTGCAACAGCCAATCAGGCAATTTGCCGGGCAACGGTGGATGGCGCGATCTGGATAGGCCATTTACAGCCAAAACTGGATAACGGTACCAAAGGACTCAAATTACCCGCGGCGGAGGTCTTGAAAGACCTGTTGCCCAAGCCTTTCAAAAGTCCGTTAAAGAATCTGGTGTACAAATCGATTCAATCCCTGGACATAGACTATACCCAGCCAGGCCGCCAGTTGCCGGTTCAGGAAGTGTGGTATGAACTGGATGGCGATATCGCCTATCTGAATTTTCCTTTCCATAATGGCGGGATGTGCACTGATCAATGCCGCTTGCTGTTATCGGTCTACCGTCATGTTGCAACGTTACCGGTTAATGTGATTGTGCTGATGGGGGGCGAGGAGTTCTGGTCCAATGGGATTCATCTCAATCATATCGAAAATGCCGACAGTCCGGCGGATGAATCATGGGCCAATATCAACGCGATAGATGATTTGATCTATCAGATCCTTACGACGCCGGATAAATTGACCATCTCGGCCATGGCAGGCAATGCGGGGGCAGGGGGCGCAATTCTAGCACTCGCTTCGGATGTTGTGTTGGCACGCGACGGCATCATTTTGAATCCGCATTACAAAAATATGGGGGAACTCTACGGTTCTGAATACTGGACTTATTTGCTGCCCAAACGGGTGGGTCTGGAATTAGCCACCTCACTGACCGAGCAGCGCTTGCCTATCAGTGCCAAAGCAGCCTGGCGTATCGGACTTGTCGACAAAATGCTTGATAAACAGCATTCTATTTTTTACGCGCAAGTCAAATATGTAGCCAAAACCTATAGTGAGGACAGTACAAATTTGAGGAAAAGTTTGATTAAGAAAGCCAGAACCCGCTGTTTTGACGAAGCGGCCAAAGCTTTGGCGTCCTACAGGCAATTTGAACTCACCCAGATGTACGACAATTTTTATGGAAATGAAGCTTACCATGAGGCAAGAAAGCGCTTTGTTTACAAACTGGGCGGTGAACTCCAGACCCCTGAAAATATAGCCATTCACCGGCAAGCAGACCGAATGGTCAATAATAAATCCAGCTTTAACGCGTTGGTTATGAATGCCTGA
- a CDS encoding DUF3365 domain-containing protein: protein MMVDKSNGIIVLTLVCLAIYLFVSAPPPLETNKSEEASIPVEQLFKLLQAENAAVRALWTQEIVGSGTKAGLKFDEHWRDKDLEAGPLPALFLRETAKSLEKSPVRISLFLGSDFPISPDNRFEGLQQDKFQLLRQTQQAQFFYVTDTHLYTGMFADVAIAEPCIDCHNKHQQSPKRDWRLRDIMGGTTWLYPAPAVSLEELFRVLTVFHQSVQEAYSTYLDKVKTFANPPVLGEHWPREGYYLPSGEVFMREVLARTAPQTLSLIQQSIHRLEVPDHASHR, encoded by the coding sequence ATGATGGTAGATAAAAGCAATGGAATCATCGTATTGACACTTGTTTGTTTGGCTATTTATTTATTTGTCAGTGCGCCGCCGCCGTTAGAGACGAATAAGAGCGAGGAGGCCAGTATTCCGGTGGAGCAACTGTTTAAGCTGTTACAAGCGGAAAATGCTGCCGTACGGGCGCTTTGGACACAGGAAATTGTAGGCAGCGGCACTAAGGCCGGGCTTAAATTTGATGAACATTGGCGTGATAAGGACCTGGAAGCGGGGCCTTTGCCGGCTTTGTTTCTGAGAGAAACAGCCAAGAGCCTGGAAAAAAGTCCCGTACGCATCAGTTTATTTCTGGGTTCCGATTTTCCAATCAGCCCTGATAACCGGTTTGAAGGACTGCAACAAGACAAATTTCAGCTGCTTCGTCAGACGCAACAAGCGCAGTTTTTTTACGTGACCGATACGCATTTATATACGGGCATGTTTGCCGATGTGGCCATCGCTGAACCCTGCATCGATTGTCACAATAAACATCAACAATCCCCGAAGAGGGATTGGCGCCTGCGCGATATCATGGGCGGAACTACCTGGTTGTATCCCGCTCCGGCCGTTTCGCTGGAAGAACTTTTTCGCGTGCTGACGGTTTTTCATCAGAGTGTCCAGGAGGCTTACAGTACCTACCTGGACAAAGTCAAAACATTTGCCAACCCGCCGGTTCTGGGCGAGCACTGGCCGCGCGAAGGCTATTATTTACCCTCTGGCGAGGTTTTTATGCGGGAGGTTTTGGCGCGCACGGCTCCCCAAACACTCAGCTTGATTCAGCAGTCAATTCATCGCCTGGAGGTGCCAGATCATGCTAGTCATCGATAA
- a CDS encoding AAA family ATPase has translation MAELYLYVMGAESGAGKSTVCLGILGQLLSDGYAPSELAYIKPMTQCTDRQAVTIFCKQQTIEHRDAALIFRKGFTRDFIDGLTPDSTELKKQILQKISDVGANKKIVLIDGIGDPATGSIIGVSNASLAKAFSARVIFVSRPGLGAAIDNTVLCVSFINSHGIDSVGLIINKLPLDDVAQTKAYLSKRLADLLPASTVLGAITDDFQLDKKLTAEAVNQRFSTYVKSRVLLDWMGLEPGISKLSKPMAAILGLNF, from the coding sequence ATGGCAGAGCTATACCTCTATGTCATGGGCGCTGAATCCGGTGCAGGTAAAAGCACTGTGTGTTTGGGTATCCTGGGTCAGTTGCTGTCTGATGGCTATGCGCCGAGTGAATTGGCCTATATCAAACCGATGACACAATGCACGGACAGGCAGGCGGTAACGATTTTTTGTAAGCAGCAAACTATTGAACACCGGGATGCGGCCTTAATTTTCAGGAAAGGTTTTACCCGGGATTTCATTGATGGTTTAACGCCGGATTCGACAGAACTCAAAAAACAGATTCTGCAAAAGATTTCGGATGTCGGGGCAAACAAAAAAATCGTGCTTATTGATGGCATTGGAGACCCGGCAACAGGCAGTATCATTGGGGTATCCAATGCCAGTCTGGCAAAGGCCTTTTCGGCCAGGGTCATTTTTGTAAGCCGGCCTGGTCTTGGCGCGGCAATCGATAATACCGTGCTGTGCGTTTCGTTCATCAACAGCCATGGGATAGATAGCGTGGGGCTTATAATTAACAAGTTGCCTTTGGACGACGTGGCTCAAACCAAAGCTTATCTGAGTAAGCGTCTTGCCGACCTGCTTCCCGCGTCAACTGTTTTGGGGGCTATTACGGATGACTTTCAATTGGATAAAAAATTGACGGCGGAGGCTGTTAATCAAAGGTTTAGCACTTACGTGAAAAGCCGCGTGTTACTCGATTGGATGGGATTGGAGCCGGGTATTTCAAAGCTATCTAAACCGATGGCAGCAATTCTCGGTTTGAACTTTTAA
- a CDS encoding MFS transporter, with product MNIFSFSGKIKILHMTWIAFFISFVVWFNHAPLMLMIMTSMDLSESEVAILLLLNFALPIPARIIIGIVVDRFGAKISYSTLLALCSLPCFAFAAAETFQQLAWARFALGFVGAGFVIGIRMIGDWFPSRQVGIAEGLYGGWGNFGSAAATLVLPGLALYFGAEQGWRYAIAVTGVLSLAYAFIYYQNVEDTPPHVPYLKPKRSGAIEVTSIRDLFFYIATTVPLYAAMSLLTWKLSTPEADLLSGSWVVAINLLIWVLFFFHAHRIVDINADRLSGPIDSIHRYSFKQVSILSVAYLMTFGSKLAVVSMLPIFFFTTYRETQPISMIDAGLLSSSFIFMNLIARPAGGWLSDRIGRRFSLMIFMSGTAFGYFMMSFIASDWPIYLTVTVTIICSIFIQAAEGAVFAIAPLIKRSITGQIAGIIGAYGNAGAIVFLVLMSMATPSIFFIGLGVCSVAALILIYWLEEPKEFITEIMADGTLVKIELD from the coding sequence ATGAATATTTTCAGCTTTTCCGGGAAAATAAAAATCCTTCACATGACCTGGATAGCGTTTTTTATCAGTTTTGTCGTTTGGTTTAACCATGCGCCGCTGATGCTGATGATCATGACGTCAATGGATTTGAGCGAATCGGAAGTGGCTATTTTGTTGTTGCTTAATTTTGCCTTGCCGATTCCAGCCCGTATCATAATCGGAATAGTTGTCGACCGGTTTGGTGCCAAGATCAGCTACAGCACCTTATTGGCCTTGTGCAGTTTGCCCTGTTTTGCTTTTGCTGCCGCCGAAACGTTTCAACAACTGGCCTGGGCAAGGTTTGCTCTGGGCTTTGTCGGTGCCGGATTTGTGATCGGTATTCGCATGATTGGCGACTGGTTTCCATCCAGACAAGTCGGTATCGCCGAGGGTCTCTATGGTGGTTGGGGCAATTTCGGTTCGGCTGCGGCAACGCTGGTTTTACCCGGACTTGCGCTTTATTTTGGTGCGGAGCAAGGCTGGCGCTACGCCATTGCCGTTACCGGTGTTCTATCGCTAGCCTATGCTTTTATTTACTATCAAAACGTCGAAGACACGCCGCCACATGTTCCTTACCTGAAACCCAAACGTTCGGGTGCGATAGAAGTGACCAGCATCAGGGATCTTTTCTTCTATATAGCCACCACCGTGCCGCTTTATGCCGCCATGTCGCTGTTGACCTGGAAACTCTCCACTCCTGAAGCCGATTTACTGTCCGGTTCGTGGGTTGTTGCCATTAATCTGTTAATTTGGGTATTGTTCTTTTTTCATGCACACCGGATCGTGGATATCAATGCTGATCGGCTTAGTGGGCCTATAGACAGTATTCATCGTTATTCGTTTAAACAAGTCAGTATTCTCAGTGTGGCCTATTTGATGACCTTCGGTTCCAAACTGGCCGTGGTGTCTATGTTGCCCATTTTTTTCTTCACGACTTACCGGGAAACCCAGCCGATTTCGATGATAGATGCGGGTCTGCTCTCGTCCAGTTTTATTTTTATGAATTTAATCGCACGTCCTGCCGGAGGCTGGCTCAGTGACAGAATAGGCAGAAGATTTTCTTTAATGATTTTTATGAGCGGAACGGCGTTCGGTTATTTTATGATGTCTTTCATAGCCAGTGATTGGCCGATTTATTTGACGGTAACGGTCACCATCATTTGTTCGATATTTATTCAGGCGGCCGAAGGTGCCGTCTTTGCGATTGCGCCCTTGATAAAACGATCTATAACCGGACAGATAGCCGGTATCATAGGGGCTTATGGCAATGCCGGAGCGATTGTATTTCTTGTTTTGATGAGCATGGCCACGCCGTCGATTTTTTTCATAGGACTGGGTGTTTGTTCGGTGGCGGCATTGATATTAATATACTGGCTTGAGGAACCCAAAGAATTCATAACAGAAATCATGGCCGATGGCACGCTCGTTAAAATCGAACTGGACTGA
- a CDS encoding cytochrome c3 family protein, with the protein MNKPTTPRKRQHLAFLLGIVLGLAGLLFLSQMDRFHIRGPMNTGHEDVKCMACHKDAPGSARQQIQANLQFVLGKRQNSANFIHAPVSNKECLECHERPNDNHPVYRFLEPRFLKARQALGPDRCLSCHAEHNGRRVTLTDTSYCRNCHKNTQLRKDPVDVPHDRLIALNLWDSCLGCHDFHGNHIRQPAKTVEKIIPPEKITAYFNGGLSPYGEQRHHQAKKETDDGR; encoded by the coding sequence ATGAATAAACCAACCACGCCGCGTAAAAGACAGCATCTGGCCTTTTTATTGGGCATTGTCTTGGGTCTGGCCGGTCTGTTGTTCTTGTCGCAGATGGACCGTTTCCATATTCGTGGACCTATGAATACCGGTCATGAAGATGTCAAATGCATGGCTTGCCATAAAGATGCGCCGGGGTCCGCCCGCCAGCAAATTCAAGCCAACCTGCAATTTGTATTAGGAAAACGCCAAAACAGCGCGAATTTTATCCATGCTCCGGTCAGTAATAAAGAGTGTCTTGAGTGTCACGAAAGACCCAATGACAACCATCCGGTTTACCGGTTTCTTGAACCGCGTTTTCTGAAAGCCAGACAAGCTCTGGGGCCAGATCGTTGTCTTTCCTGTCATGCTGAACATAATGGCCGACGCGTCACGCTGACCGATACAAGTTATTGCCGGAACTGCCACAAGAATACCCAACTGAGAAAAGACCCCGTGGATGTTCCTCATGATCGATTAATCGCTCTTAATCTTTGGGACAGCTGTTTGGGTTGTCATGATTTTCACGGTAACCATATCAGGCAGCCTGCCAAAACGGTAGAGAAAATCATTCCGCCTGAAAAAATTACCGCTTACTTTAACGGTGGTCTGTCACCTTACGGCGAACAGCGCCATCACCAGGCTAAAAAGGAGACCGATGATGGTAGATAA
- a CDS encoding ANTAR domain-containing response regulator — MKPLKVLIVDEVQSDKLLEETLQKYGFEIACLPLQSLDLSAIVLSLLPDIVVLNVFTPTQAMLKAILTINQSHSVPVIIFAEDQDAETINQVIKAGVSAYIVDGLDTKRIKTIIDIAIARFREQQALKDELKKTKSQLEERKLIDRAKGLLMKSQGYNEDEAYHALRKLAMDRNIAIGEMAKNVISMADLLK, encoded by the coding sequence ATGAAGCCCTTGAAAGTACTGATTGTCGACGAAGTGCAATCCGATAAACTGTTGGAAGAGACGCTGCAGAAATACGGTTTTGAGATTGCCTGTCTGCCGCTTCAATCGCTGGATCTCAGCGCGATTGTCTTGTCGCTGTTGCCGGATATCGTTGTACTCAACGTATTTACCCCGACACAAGCGATGCTTAAAGCCATTTTGACCATCAATCAAAGTCATTCGGTACCGGTCATTATTTTTGCCGAGGATCAGGATGCCGAAACGATTAATCAGGTTATCAAAGCCGGTGTCAGTGCCTATATTGTCGATGGTCTCGACACCAAACGGATTAAAACCATCATCGACATTGCGATTGCCCGATTTAGGGAACAGCAGGCTCTGAAAGATGAACTCAAAAAAACCAAATCGCAACTGGAAGAGCGCAAGTTGATAGACAGAGCCAAAGGTCTGCTAATGAAATCGCAAGGCTACAACGAAGATGAGGCCTATCATGCGTTAAGAAAGCTGGCGATGGATAGAAATATTGCGATCGGTGAAATGGCCAAAAACGTAATTTCCATGGCGGATTTATTGAAGTGA
- a CDS encoding cytochrome c peroxidase: MKKALLILLLLLLAVFLFFPISNLMGLQGKNELIASVPGTSENFAEVSQILQNKCVDCHSPGMTRMPVYANLPIAKQLMENDIEQAGKRLVLTKKIFSGENAFTPLMLARLEHVVRSGIMPPAEYILMHWTGNLTDAEKQTILVWIAGERSKSPWSQDSAEPFKGEPVQTLPLSVSLNQDTIALGRKLFHDRLLSGDNTLNCASCHDLTRGGTDQAKVSTGIRGQQGPINSPTVYNAMYNIAQFWDGRAKDLQEQAAGPVANPGEMGADWDVMIEKLKQVADYQNAFAELYPEQGLTKESVTGAIAVFEQSLVTPNSRFDQYLRGNKTVLTADEKAGYNLFKANCTACHFGPALGGLSFEKMGVKQDYFKLRGGPVNDVDNGRFNVTQLEKDRHFFKVPVLRNIELTQPYFHDGSVDNLADAVRIMSQVQLDKTLTDDETGKIVAFLKTLTGEYKGKPLARLTAEDIK, encoded by the coding sequence ATGAAAAAAGCACTCTTGATTTTATTGCTGCTTCTACTGGCCGTTTTTTTGTTTTTTCCAATTTCCAATCTGATGGGTCTACAGGGCAAAAATGAACTTATTGCCAGTGTCCCCGGCACTTCGGAAAACTTTGCCGAGGTATCTCAAATTTTGCAGAATAAATGCGTCGATTGCCATTCGCCGGGCATGACGCGGATGCCGGTTTATGCAAATCTGCCCATCGCTAAACAGTTGATGGAGAACGATATCGAACAGGCTGGAAAAAGGCTGGTGCTAACCAAAAAGATTTTTAGCGGAGAGAATGCTTTTACCCCGTTAATGCTGGCAAGGCTGGAGCACGTCGTTCGATCCGGGATCATGCCCCCGGCAGAGTACATACTGATGCACTGGACAGGAAATTTAACCGATGCCGAGAAACAAACAATACTCGTCTGGATTGCTGGAGAAAGATCCAAATCACCTTGGAGCCAGGATTCCGCAGAACCGTTTAAAGGTGAGCCGGTTCAAACGCTGCCGTTGAGCGTCTCGCTCAATCAGGACACGATCGCGTTAGGCAGAAAACTGTTTCACGACCGTCTGCTTTCCGGAGACAACACCCTGAACTGCGCGTCCTGCCACGACCTGACCCGGGGCGGCACCGATCAGGCCAAAGTCTCTACCGGCATTCGTGGACAACAGGGACCTATCAACTCGCCGACTGTCTATAACGCTATGTACAACATCGCGCAATTTTGGGACGGCCGGGCCAAAGACTTGCAGGAACAAGCCGCAGGACCGGTCGCCAATCCCGGTGAGATGGGCGCAGATTGGGATGTTATGATCGAAAAACTCAAACAAGTTGCAGATTATCAGAACGCCTTTGCCGAACTCTACCCGGAACAAGGTCTGACTAAAGAATCGGTCACCGGTGCGATTGCCGTTTTCGAACAATCACTGGTGACCCCCAACTCCCGTTTCGACCAATATCTGCGGGGTAATAAAACCGTTTTAACTGCTGATGAAAAGGCCGGATATAACCTGTTTAAAGCCAATTGCACTGCCTGCCATTTCGGCCCCGCTCTTGGCGGTTTGTCGTTTGAAAAAATGGGTGTCAAGCAGGATTATTTCAAACTGCGCGGCGGTCCGGTTAACGATGTCGACAATGGCCGGTTCAATGTCACTCAACTGGAAAAAGACCGTCATTTTTTCAAGGTTCCGGTATTGCGTAACATCGAACTGACCCAGCCTTATTTTCATGACGGTTCAGTCGATAATCTTGCTGATGCGGTACGGATAATGAGTCAAGTTCAACTGGATAAAACGTTGACTGATGATGAAACCGGAAAAATAGTAGCGTTTTTAAAAACGCTGACCGGTGAATACAAGGGAAAACCGCTCGCCCGGTTGACGGCTGAAGATATAAAATAA
- a CDS encoding GlxA family transcriptional regulator translates to MPNKFIVSSALLQNPSVRRISIVAYPGAEVLDISGPYEVFAFASLYLQREGLIKEPVYLIEIVAEKPGAVATMTGLQIVANRAYAEISGGIDTLVIPGCIDLQSRLKDVALLNWVTFMATRVRRLASVCTGAFLLAECGLLDNQKATTHWNWCAELALNYPAIQVESDHIFIRNDSIYTSGGITSGIDLALAMVEEDWGRELALFVARYLVMFLKRPGGQSQFSTYLTSEAHHRTDIRDLQVWIIANPAEEHHVDNLARRMAMSPRNFARTFLTETGVTPAKFVEMARIDAARQHLENTALSIEDVAEKAGFFDSERMRRAFVKHMGVNPQDYRKRFSVRPCSATALTVA, encoded by the coding sequence ATGCCTAATAAATTTATTGTGTCCAGTGCGTTGCTTCAAAATCCTTCCGTCAGACGTATCAGTATCGTGGCTTATCCCGGGGCGGAAGTTTTAGATATCTCAGGACCTTATGAGGTGTTTGCTTTTGCCAGTTTATATTTACAAAGAGAAGGGTTAATCAAGGAACCTGTTTATCTGATCGAAATAGTGGCAGAGAAGCCTGGCGCAGTAGCCACTATGACCGGTCTACAGATTGTTGCGAACCGGGCTTATGCCGAAATCAGTGGCGGTATTGATACATTAGTCATTCCCGGTTGTATTGATCTTCAATCTAGGTTGAAAGATGTTGCTTTATTAAACTGGGTGACATTTATGGCGACTCGGGTCAGGCGTTTGGCGTCGGTGTGCACGGGAGCCTTTCTTTTGGCTGAGTGCGGACTTTTAGATAATCAGAAGGCAACCACGCATTGGAACTGGTGTGCCGAGCTGGCGCTTAACTATCCGGCGATTCAAGTGGAGTCAGATCATATATTTATTCGCAATGACTCTATTTATACCTCAGGCGGCATAACATCGGGGATCGATTTGGCTTTGGCGATGGTGGAGGAGGATTGGGGGCGGGAGCTGGCTTTATTCGTAGCACGTTATTTAGTGATGTTTCTTAAACGGCCTGGCGGACAATCCCAATTCAGCACTTATCTGACCAGCGAGGCACATCATCGGACTGATATTCGCGACTTACAGGTCTGGATTATCGCAAATCCGGCCGAGGAACATCATGTTGATAATCTTGCCAGACGCATGGCGATGAGCCCGCGCAATTTTGCCAGAACGTTCTTGACGGAAACCGGAGTCACGCCCGCCAAATTTGTCGAAATGGCGCGTATCGATGCCGCTCGACAACACCTTGAAAACACCGCGTTATCGATTGAAGATGTGGCGGAAAAAGCAGGATTTTTCGATTCCGAGCGCATGCGTCGTGCTTTTGTCAAACACATGGGTGTCAATCCGCAGGACTATCGAAAACGATTCAGTGTTCGCCCGTGTTCTGCAACTGCTTTGACAGTCGCCTGA